Within the Clostridium scatologenes genome, the region AATTAACAGAGTATTTAAAAAGTAATTATGGTATAAATCTTAGTAAAAAGAAAATTCTAATAGAGGGAAGATTAAATAATATATTGATAGAAAAAGGTTTTAAAAATTTTAGAGATTATTTGAACTTTTTATTTAATGATATGTCAAAAAATGAATTGACACTTTTAATTAATAAGTTAACAACGAATCACACTTTTTTCATGAGAGAGGCTGCTCATTTTGAATACTTTAAAAATGAAGTTTTGCCTTATTTAGGGGGAAAAGTAAAAGATGGAGATTTAAGAATATGGAGTGCTGGATGTTCCTCTGGAGAAGAACCATATACATTGGCTATGATACTAGAAGATTATTTCCAAGGAAATAAAGGAGTTTGGGATAAAAAAGTTTTAGCTACAGATATTTCTGTAAATGTTCTTCATACAGGAGAGAGAGGTATTTATTCAAAGGAATCCATAGAAAGAATTCCGGCTAATTGGAAACTAAATTATTTTAACAAAATTGATAACGATAATTACCAAGTTTCAGATAAATTGAAGAAA harbors:
- a CDS encoding CheR family methyltransferase codes for the protein MIHIKQDEFKELTEYLKSNYGINLSKKKILIEGRLNNILIEKGFKNFRDYLNFLFNDMSKNELTLLINKLTTNHTFFMREAAHFEYFKNEVLPYLGGKVKDGDLRIWSAGCSSGEEPYTLAMILEDYFQGNKGVWDKKVLATDISVNVLHTGERGIYSKESIERIPANWKLNYFNKIDNDNYQVSDKLKKEVIFRVFNLMDEVFPFKKKFHVIFCRNVMIYFDAKTKMELVNKFYKMTEPGGYIFIGHSESISRDETDYRYIMPGIYRKG